A region of Pirellulaceae bacterium DNA encodes the following proteins:
- a CDS encoding ATP-dependent Clp protease proteolytic subunit, which yields MMTQVSPLQANSYRDYQRQRQLTLGDLLLENRIVFLQGEIYDGNANELVMKLLYLQSENRRKDIHFYINSPGGSVSATLAVYDTMQILTCPVSTYCVGLAASGGAVLLAGGTQGKRFALPHSKVMIHQPYGGVGGQVSDIEIQANEILKTRDMLNTILAEHTGQTVEQVAKDTDRDYYMNAAESKEYGLVDDILKQPENDNDDDDD from the coding sequence ATGATGACTCAAGTCTCGCCACTTCAGGCCAATTCGTATCGCGACTACCAACGTCAACGCCAGCTGACGCTGGGTGATCTCCTGCTCGAAAACCGTATCGTCTTCTTGCAGGGTGAAATTTACGACGGTAACGCGAACGAATTAGTGATGAAGCTGCTTTATCTACAAAGCGAAAACCGACGTAAAGACATCCATTTTTACATTAACTCACCCGGCGGCAGTGTTTCGGCCACCTTGGCGGTCTACGACACCATGCAAATCCTTACCTGCCCTGTCTCGACCTATTGCGTCGGATTGGCCGCCAGTGGCGGTGCGGTGCTACTTGCCGGCGGCACACAAGGAAAGCGATTTGCCCTGCCCCACTCAAAGGTGATGATCCACCAACCCTACGGGGGTGTGGGAGGACAGGTGAGTGATATTGAAATCCAAGCCAACGAAATTCTAAAAACCCGCGACATGCTGAACACCATCCTCGCAGAGCACACGGGTCAAACCGTTGAGCAAGTTGCGAAGGATACCGATCGCGACTATTACATGAACGCTGCGGAGTCGAAGGAATATGGCTTGGTCGACGATATCCTCAAACA
- the tig gene encoding trigger factor: MSSPELENDAVNEASEEKAKLSLEIKVGEPNACQRHVTVTISREDVDRYLNEAYSELMPSASVPGFRSGRAPRKLVEQRFQEQIGDQVKGSLLMDSMTQVTEQQDFSAISEPDFNFDAIEIPEEGPLTFEFDLEVRPEFEMPKWKGLKLERLKHEISKTDTNREIETMLGRQGQIVPFDGAAAENDFVVVNIHCADEGKEVSVTEEQTVRIRPTLSFHDARIEGFGKLMKGAKAGEKKTTQAVISHNSESEELQGKTVDVEFEVLEVKKLELPELDEELLSNLGVATEGDLRDSIKEVLERRATYQQQRRTRQQITSLLTETADWDLPPELLQRQSKRELERAVLELRSNGFGEEEIKAYENELRQNSLESTKTALHEHFILERIAEDEEFDAEPDDFETEIKMIANQSNEPIRRVRARIEKKGLMDALRNQIIERKVIELITEHADFQDVDYNPEVNETEAVDLALCGQADSEIPEAKHGGDAQSLQQPVDRD, from the coding sequence ATGAGTTCGCCTGAGCTGGAAAATGACGCAGTAAATGAAGCGTCCGAAGAAAAAGCCAAACTTTCACTTGAAATCAAAGTTGGCGAGCCGAACGCATGTCAGCGTCACGTGACGGTTACCATTTCGCGTGAGGACGTTGATCGTTATCTGAACGAGGCCTATTCGGAGCTTATGCCGAGCGCCAGTGTGCCTGGTTTCCGTTCAGGCCGCGCCCCGCGGAAGCTGGTCGAACAGCGTTTCCAGGAACAAATTGGGGATCAAGTGAAGGGTTCGCTGTTGATGGACAGCATGACCCAGGTCACCGAACAGCAAGATTTCTCGGCAATTAGCGAGCCGGATTTCAATTTTGACGCGATCGAAATACCGGAGGAAGGCCCGTTAACCTTCGAATTTGACTTGGAAGTTCGGCCCGAGTTTGAGATGCCCAAGTGGAAAGGGCTGAAGCTTGAGCGGCTGAAACACGAGATTTCGAAGACCGATACGAACCGCGAAATCGAGACCATGCTTGGTCGGCAGGGCCAAATTGTGCCATTTGATGGTGCAGCGGCCGAAAATGATTTCGTGGTCGTCAACATCCACTGTGCCGACGAGGGCAAGGAAGTTTCGGTGACGGAGGAGCAAACGGTTCGCATTCGTCCAACCCTGAGCTTCCACGACGCTCGCATCGAAGGCTTCGGCAAACTGATGAAAGGAGCCAAAGCGGGTGAGAAAAAAACCACACAGGCCGTCATCAGCCACAATTCCGAATCAGAAGAATTACAGGGCAAGACCGTAGACGTCGAGTTCGAAGTCTTGGAGGTCAAGAAGCTCGAGTTACCTGAATTGGACGAGGAGCTGCTGAGCAACTTGGGAGTCGCGACAGAAGGTGACTTGCGGGACAGCATCAAAGAGGTGCTCGAACGGCGAGCAACTTATCAACAACAGCGTCGCACCCGCCAACAGATCACATCGTTATTGACGGAAACAGCCGATTGGGATTTACCTCCCGAACTGCTCCAACGACAGAGCAAACGCGAATTGGAACGAGCGGTACTCGAGCTTCGATCGAATGGTTTTGGTGAAGAAGAGATCAAAGCCTACGAGAATGAACTGCGACAAAACAGCCTCGAATCCACCAAAACGGCCCTGCACGAACACTTCATCTTGGAACGAATTGCCGAAGACGAAGAGTTTGACGCAGAACCCGATGACTTTGAAACAGAGATCAAGATGATCGCGAATCAAAGCAACGAACCCATACGACGAGTTCGTGCTCGAATCGAGAAGAAAGGCTTGATGGATGCCTTGCGCAATCAAATCATCGAGCGTAAGGTCATCGAACTGATCACAGAACATGCTGACTTCCAGGATGTAGATTACAATCCTGAAGTCAACGAAACCGAAGCAGTCGACTTGGCCCTGTGTGGTCAGGCCGACTCAGAAATCCCTGAAGCAAAACACGGAGGGGATGCTCAATCGCTGCAACAGCCTGTCGATCGAGATTGA